The following is a genomic window from Pseudomonadota bacterium.
CGCTGATCGTCTCCGCCGCCAGGGTGGCCGCCGCGTCCGCCACCACCTCGTCGATAACCTCATTAGCCCCGCTTTCGTGGGCCAGGAGTGACTCCAGCTCTGCCCGCAGTGAGGGGTCATCGCCACACGCCTCGTCCAGGTAGCGTGCCCGCTCTTGTTCGCTGACGGCCACTGCACCAGCGAACAAGGTCTTGAGCCGCTTCAGGCGCGCAGCGTCATCGCCTTCACTCATGGCCTCAGCGGCTGAGCTCGCGCTTCAGCCAGACCTTGGCGAAGCGCAACTCCCGATCGATGGTGCTGGTCGAGAGGCCCGTGACCTTCGCCATCTCAGCAAAGGTGAGCCCGGCGAACACGTTGAGTTCGACAAGCTCCGCCTGGCGCGGATCCAGGGCGGCGAGACGCGTGATGGCAGCATCCAGATCGAGCAGCCGCGCGTCGCTGGAAGGTGACGGCACAAGCTCTTCGTTGAGAGTGACCGCCGGTTGACCGCCACCGCGCTTCTCAGCGTTGCGCGCCTCGGCGTGGGTGGCGAGGATCCGGCGCATCATCCGGGCCGCCAAGGCAAAGAAGTGCGCTCGGTCCTGCCAGTCGATGGAGGCGTCGACCAGGCGCAGATACGCCTCGTTCACCAGGGCCGTAGGCTGCAAGGTGTGGTTGGCGCGCTCACCGCGGAACTGGCGCGCCGCGAGACGCTTCAGCTCGCCGTGGACCAGCGGGGTAAGCGCCTCCAGGGCGCCCTTGTCTCCCGCGCGCCATTCCTGCAGCAGCTGTGTCACGTTGCTCGCCCCCATGGGCGCATTATGGCGGCGGGTCGCCACCGCCACCAGCAGCCCTGCGAGCACCAGATTGCGGTGCGTGCCGGCGGGAGGGGGCAACGCCCCTCCCGCGACCGCAGCAGTCGCGTTCACGGACACCCGTTCGGCACACCGCTGGGGCCCGGGGCTTCGCGCAGCATGCCGAGCACCGCGAGCACATCGGCGAAGGTGACCAGGCCGTTGCCGTCGAGGTCACGATCAGCGTCCGCCGTGCCCCGGGCCGCCAGCGCGCTGCGCACATCGGGCCCGGTGACCCGACAGTCCTGATCGAAGTCGCCATCGCAGACGTTGCCGAAGCCGTCACCGTCCGTGTCGCGCTGGTCAGCATTGGCCATGAGGGTGCAGTTGTCTTGCGCATCGGCGAGACCATCACCGTCGCTGTCCTGGGGCGCTTCCGCGAGCACGGTGAGCGGTGTGCCCGGCACGTCCTCGAAACCTGCCAAGGGCCGCGGTCCACCGCCCATCACGTCGCCCTCGAAGGGCGCCGCCATCAGACTCGTGCGGAAGGCCGCGAAGTCCAGATCGAAGTCGATGCCCGCCAGGCCCAGGCTGTCGATCAGAAAGCCCCCGGCACTGAGCGTGAGATAGGCGTTCTGCCAGCCGAAGGACGTGATCGGTATGGTCTGGTTATCGAAGCTGTTGTTGCGCAGGGTGTAGCGGGGGGTGACCGTAAAGCCGCCTTCCAGCTGTTGTACCTGCACCGTCCCGTTCAGGCCCGGATCGTCGCTGGCTGCGTTCAGCGTCCACGCCGTCACCTCCATCCAGGGATCGTCCGCTGACGCGCGCACCAACACCGGACGATTGAACTGCAGATCGACCTCGAGGTTCGGGTCGAAGCGTAGGGTTTGGTCGTAGCCGAGCCACAGCACCAGGTCACTGTCGAGGGAGTTCGCCTCGAAGCTCAGGAGGTCACCGGGCAGATCGAGTTCCTTGGAGAACGGACTGGACGCACCACCGGCCGGACCGAAGGCCGTGGTGATGACGCCGTCGAGGTCCAGTTCGAAGCGGGCGTAGTCGCCGTCGAGGGTGGTGTCGTCGCCGACGAAGTCCTCCAGGGCGATGCCCTCGTCCGGGTTGAAGTTGAGTGCTTCGCGGAACTTGCTGG
Proteins encoded in this region:
- a CDS encoding sigma-70 family RNA polymerase sigma factor; protein product: MPPPAGTHRNLVLAGLLVAVATRRHNAPMGASNVTQLLQEWRAGDKGALEALTPLVHGELKRLAARQFRGERANHTLQPTALVNEAYLRLVDASIDWQDRAHFFALAARMMRRILATHAEARNAEKRGGGQPAVTLNEELVPSPSSDARLLDLDAAITRLAALDPRQAELVELNVFAGLTFAEMAKVTGLSTSTIDRELRFAKVWLKRELSR